The following are encoded together in the Salvelinus alpinus chromosome 29, SLU_Salpinus.1, whole genome shotgun sequence genome:
- the LOC139559252 gene encoding lens fiber membrane intrinsic protein-like, whose protein sequence is MYSFMGGGLFCAMVGNILLVVSTATDYWMQYRLSGSFAHQGLWRYCMSGKCYMQTDSIAYWNATRAFMILSGMSCFAGIIAGILSFAHFSAFERFNRSFAAGIMFFVSTLFVLLAMAIYTGVTVNFLGKRFGDWRFSWSYILGWVALLMTFFAGIFYMCAYRMHECRRGGGPTR, encoded by the exons ATGTACAGCTTCATgggagggggcctgttctgtgcCATGGTGGGGAACATCCTGCTGGTGGTCTCCACAGCAACAGACTACTGGATGCAGTACCGTCTGTCGGGCAGCTTCGCCCACCAGGGcctgtggaggtactgcatgtCGGGAAAGTGTTACATGCAGACGGACAGCATCG CATATTGGAATGCCACCCGGGCCTTTATGATCCTGTCAGGGATGTCGTGCTTTGCGGGCATCATCGCAGGCATCCTCTCCTTCGCCCACTTCTCCGCCTTCGAGAGGTTCAACCGCTCCTTCGCTGCAGGGATCATGTTTTTCGTCTCCA CCTTATTTGTTCTTCTGGCAATGGCCATCTACACGGGTGTGACAGTGAACTTCCTGGGCAAGCGTTTCGGTGACTGGCGTTTCTCTTGGTCCTACATATTGGGCTGGGTGGCACTGCTCATGACCTTCTTTGCAG GGATATTTTACATGTGTGCCTACAGAATGCATGAATGTAGGAGAGGAGGCGGCCCTACACgctag